The window ttcacaactgcctggcttcactcaccaggactttcccactgcctgacttcactcaccagaacttccaacatccgatccagagaacgagctaccgagccatctccAACTTTCATCCGGtcaagagaacgagctcccgagccctctctgaccacagtccggagaacgagctaccaagccctctccgacttcccatgtgccaagcttccatacttggacttctccgtgccaagctccctgcttggacttttcaccatgccaaactccctgcttggacttttcctatgccaagctccctgcttggacttttcccgtgccaagctccctgcttggacttttccgagtcaggtcaactcacctcgggtcaaccaggtcaaccttgaccacgggttgcacccacaatctcccaagcttgtatccttgtaaaacatcaagatacaacttttctgttcacgtcaaacattgtcaaacataactcgtcaaacatcaaaacacaactcgagtcaagtcaactcgagtctggtcaaccaggtcaaccttgacctaaggttgcaccaacatatgaGTGGGTATGTCTTCGCTCTAGTAGGTGCAGctatttcctggaaatcttctaagcaaactgtaataaccagatcctcgatggaatctgagtttgtagctcttgataaatgtggtgaagaggctaaatgctacgacaattcttagaagatattccacgatggtcGAAACCTGTGCCGACAATTtgtatacattgcgatagtcaatcagcaatcggtcgagcacagagtcatctgtataatggtaagtctagacatatacgtcgtagacataataccattagacaactgctctcaactggagttatcactgttgactatgtgaagtcaaaagataacctagcgaatccgctaaccaaggggttaaatcgagagttagttgcaagctcatcatgaggaatgagtttaatgtcgttgtcagcgatcagtgcagaggacacccaacctatgctgactggagatcccaagaactatgtTCAGAGGGACAACTAATCTGTACTGACTAAACACACTGTGGGGAATAACCCAATAAAATAGTGATTACACCAGGGTAAgccgatgggcttttaatgatcaagaagagtaaatgacaactcttgagggatcacctatgtgagaaagatgTGAGGCcgtttcgaagagaattggaggtacaattcttagagcttctcacagaaccaggcgtgttcatggccaagaacgaacatactcatgagaactgagttgtatcagggagagtcttggatgagatttgtcactgcttacacagacggcagtatagttcaaggacatcgtgtctactattagccagtaagcaaccaaatcttcacaaaggttcaaagggtaaaacctacttaTCTTATATTTGACTCAACAGTTGAATGCTATCACTTACCcaatctccattcatgtgggggattgttgaataagtgaatggagaataaatagaagaggaaagagactccattgtgaatgagattttagttcCACATTAAAAGTTTCAAGGTATTTTTGTtgatttatattaattcacatacattgaggatgtgaacaaatacatggggagaTGCTCTCTCTCAtacgtgggtgcgcagggggatGCAAATtcagggcccggattgcactgaaccaagttgactcgtgtgcgagcgcgacctgcgcacacgaatgccggaccggtcgatacaaaatttgcccaagtggaacaaccaacattttgccacgtagaTCTTTTGCTGCTGAgaaacggatgcattaaattcgaaattaatgcAGAATAAAATCGATCAAGTAATAATGAGTAAAACGGTGGTCGTTTCACTGCTcggctaataatgaccattaagatcATTAACTCTGGCCATTGATCcgaactcctatataaggaggctctgATCATAGGCAGAGAACACACAGCAAGCAAAGCAAAAACTctccatttttcttcctcctcctctgtcgtgcatcttCTGCTCGGCGAAGTGCTCGTGGTAgcattcgggtaccactcagctagccgtgaccaccagtgcttggtcggattcacggtcgaccgttgtatcttgggaaatagacgacccttgtaagcctcgaagcacaaccgGAGGTGGGTGAATTTGTTTCAAGAAAACTGTGACTCACAGACCTCTGTCAGCTCGTCCGATCGGTCTTTTTGTCAGACTAGCAGACTTCTTTGCCCGCTCGGGATCTTCACCCGACTTATCAGCTCGCTCGGTCAGCCAGTCTCTTTGACAGCCCAACCTGTCTGCTTCACTCGATCTGTCTGCTCGACCCGACCAACCTCTCTGACAGCCCGACCTGTCTGCTTCGATTGGCCTGTCTGTCGACCGATCTGTTTGCTCGACCCGACCGACCTCTCTGACAGCCCGACCTGTCTGCTTCGGCCGGTCTATCTGCTCGACCTGACCGACCTCTCTGACAGCCCGACCTATTTGCCGCCCGATCTGTCTACTCGACTCGAACGGCCTCTCTTGCTCGGCCTGTCTACCTCATCCAATCGACCTCTTTTGTTAGGCCTGTCTACCTCGTTCGACCGGCCTCTTTGCTTGGACGCTCTACTCACTCAATCATTATGAGGTTGACACTTGGATAAAAATCAACCCCTGCTAACAACCTAAGATCATCTGCTCAGACCAGctcaactgtaagttgaatttaaattctgtataattttaaattcaattaaatctcTTAAAAATCTTCGATAATAAATTATTTGTATTCCAACAATAGGTAAGTGGCCAAGATGCAGCACATGCTATTAAACCAGAAATCAGTACAAATACAATCAAATGCAGAAGCCATTGACAAATCAACTAGGAAATTGGAAACTTGGGCTCCACACTCGTAACGGATAGGCAAAGGAGTTGAATAAAATTTAGGAGCACATAATTCAGAAAAGGAAGTATACCAAGATGGTAAAATGAGTCCAGGCAGACGATTTTTTCAAACCGCCGTAGGTCAACCCTTCTTATGTATACATCAATCAGCCTGATCTACGTTGGTTGATGAAGAAGCACGAGAGAAGTTTCTTAATCCCAATCTTAACTTTTCAAGGTTGATACCATTCTCCACATGAATGCTTGTTACTCCCATTTTTGAGACCTGGAAAAATGGGAAGATAAATCAAGGCAAATAATATACCTGTTTCACTTGAGCTTAAGTTTAGAATCTACTTGGCGATAAATCAAGGCAAATAATATCATCAAAAaactagcaaaaaaaaaaaaaaaaaggggtgaTGCATGCAGAAACAGAATAATGAAACGGAATAGTGAAATGCAACATAAATCGTGCATAAGAGTAGGTATACTTTAAACTAAACTTAAGCTAAGTtatatatcatattttttatcTAACAACTTTGAGAGCAAGCGGATCGCAGGAAACATCAACAAACGAAATAGCATTAAACAACTTTGAGAGTAACAGGAAGCTGCAAGGTGAAAACAAAATTTGTTATACATAGACAGATAGTAAGTCAATCAAACTTAACATGATTTCAACAGAGCGAATATTCGAAAACAAAATTGTTAATATTTAGAGCGAATATTACCCATATAttttatgttcttaatattataCAAATATATGGATAATATTCTTATTATTATCCAAATACCTTTGGACTTCAAtacaaatatttaatttaataaatgattgcAAAATTATAAATATTCAGGCCAaatattattcaaataaaatattattaatatcaaACTATCCGGGTAATTAAtattatctaaatattttaatatttgattCCGAATTAATGATATTTTCTCTGTCAGTTTACATGTTGAGTTTGTACTTAAATCCTGTCAAGCTTTTGAATACATTAATAAATCAAGTTTAATTATTAATACAATCGTGCGGTACACTTATTTTctcaacaaaatatttttttaatcattccAATTTTCTTCCCTCCATTTTCTCTCCAAGTAAAACTTCCATTAGGGTCCAAGTTTTCTCGAATACAAATGAATGGCATACATTATCTTGCAACTGaacttaataaaatattattagaggTTATGAACATCACAAGAATACAAGTAATGCTATACTTAAAATTGGGGATAATTTTGCGGATGCTTCGTCTTAGCTAGGTTAGATATCCAAAATATTTTTGCTGGAAATCAAGCCTACATGGAATATATCAGATGAAACTAGTAAACTACATgagttgataaaaaaattatcttGTATAGTTATATAGATTTTCTGACACCCTCACTATTTCTTATTAGAACTTCACATGCAAAACAGGAGAAAAGTCAAATGAAATTACCGCTTCAATATTTCTGTACTCGTCATCAAAGAAAAGCATTGATTTCAATGATATTCCAGTTCTTCTTTGAATCCTCTGAAAATGCTCAGTCTTGTGAGTCCAGCTAGAGAATATTTCCTGAAACAGAAATAGATACATTCTGGTCTGTTAGCATAAAATTTCTACTATTAAATAGTCTTCTTACTATCCTAAAGTTCATTGTTCCTTTATTATTGAATATAATTATACTAACTTGCTGACATAAATTTGAAGAAAGATTAATCTTCCTTTACAAATCTGAATAGTTAGCATTTGAATCCAGTGAATACCCAGGTATCAAAGCTTTAAAAGTCACATGCATATATATAaccaaagaacacaacttgatcATGATGATGATATCAATATAGGCTATTTGATGCATAGAGCATATGCATACATGGGGTTGACAATTGACATGTAGCTGGCGGATAACCTTTCTCAAACAGTGTTAGGCAGTTTTAAAAAACTCAGTATCTTCCACCTAAAACCCAAATGAGCTAACAAATCAAGGCAAAATACAACAACAATTGGATGTATGGTGAGAATTGCTACATGAATCACACATGCTATGCATTTCCCTCACTTCAAATATATTATAACTGGTGGAATTCCAACACAATGATAGAAAAAACAAATAACAAATGAATTGACTAAAATATTAATGTCACTAGTGGCAATCTATCTACTAATATAATGTTTTCTGCAACCACGAGATCAACTCGGACAAATAAAAAAGTATACACTTAAAATTGAACTCATATGAGCTAGATCATTGTCTATTTATACTTATGTACAAAATATAGTTTTGACATGTAGATCATGAATTAATTTTTGATGGCTAACCTGAGCAACAAACATGGATTGGATGCCCAACTTTTGGAGGAATGTTTTAGCTATATCAGTAGTCGGAGATCGAGAAGCAATTGCCACATCAATGCCTTTATCCTTGAGTGCATATAAGATACCCTTAGCATGTGGATAAAGAGATGGCATTTCATTTTTGGAGCGGCATTCACTGGAAATTAATCAAAAAATGAACATGAGATTGATTTCATTTGAATCCCAATCACAGTAGATAGAACATATAAAATGCTGTTGATCTTATTCAGACCAGTCCAACCTCAATTTTGGATTGCCTATTTGCTAAATCCACTAACAGTGTTGCAAGCACACTTTCCCTTAAAGGCATTTGGTTTGAGCAAAGATTATTATGTAGAAAAATACTAGTCAGAAGAAATTCCAAGTGATTAAATGGATATGCAGACTggcttatcatacatgattaacaTATTACTAGGTCATCTGTTTGACAAATTTTGTATAATATCTTTTCTTTGGGCTTCTTTCCATTATCTGGAGTATTTCTCATTAAAGCCAGGTAACCAACACAGTGTTGCATTATCAAAGAAGAGTCCCTAATGATGACAGATTTTAGATAACACAGACACTAACATACAGTAAAGACTGGATGCATCACAGCTTAGGAAATCTCTATATGCACGGTAGAGAAGGGAATATTATAACAAAGACTGGATGAAGTTATATGGTTAACTGAAGTGTCACAATTCTTGTCCCTTAAGTCTTAACAAAAAGCATCATTTCTAGACACCATTCAGAACATTGCTTGATGCAAACAACATAACATACAAATTTAATAATTTCCCGAAAAGGAAATTATAAGATTTTCTGTAAGAAATAAATTTGAAGGTTTTCTTATCATAAGAGATAGCATGGACCTAACCAAATGAATTGGATACAGAAGAATCCACATGCTTGAGCATGCTCTAAAGTGCTAGCATTAGACTAAATAAACAAGGAGGGATAATGTTCTCCTAGTTTGGTCCATGCCAGGCAAGAGATGGAATGAAGCCAAGATTCCATGGATGACCTCAACCCAACACATGCACAGTCCTAGTGCCTAAGACAGCCCTAATGGGCCAGAAAAAtactataaaattaaaatataagcttagaaaaaaatttaaaaagtaattaatctaaaaaaagttacatgatttaaaaataaaaaagtaaaaaaattacaTATGAACATGAACACAAAGATTGGCAAATGGTGCTTCAATCTTCATGCTTGAGCACTGTCAAGAAAAGATGTTACTGCTATGGAACCCCATCATATATAATTTGATGTCGTGGGGAATGACTAATATCCAATTTAATAGAAATAGATAATGCAATAAAAGGCTTAGTGCTGCCTAGTGAACACTTGATAGTCGCTAAAAGGGCATGTCAACAAACTCTGGTCAACAAACTCGGTCAACAACATATACTACCCTCATAGAGTCACTATCTAGATAGCATAATAGACCATATCAATGCAACTCCAAGGGAAGAGGTAAGAAAGCATGTCTTTGATCAAGGACTTGGTTCGATTGTACAATGAATGTTGATATTTGAGGATCACGAAACCATGGTGTAAAACATAACTTGCAATATAACCTTAGCTTTAGGCTCCACCTACCATGATCCTTCATTGTCATGGCATTGTAGGCAACATACTCATGCCCTCGCCATTGATGTTGACTTAACTTAGATCTCCAACAATATGGTAAAATATGAGAGAATAAGGAAACAATAATTGACATTAAAGATGTAGAATATATAGATTAGAGAATGAGAAAAACACTCTAGAATTGAGATATGAACAATGAGGAATGataaatcaaatataaatttGGTCAAATAATGGGGAGGAAAAGGAACTATTtgtatgaaaattttaattatttttcaatgttctctttttcctttttcttttttgaattattctaattattttattGATAAAAAGACTAAGATACTGCCATGATTTTATTAAAAAGTAGGGACATTATAAGATATTTGAGGCAAAAGAGCACTTTAGGAATGGGCTTGGGTCATTCTGAGCACACAGGTTGAACTCGTCCCGAGCCAAGGTATGTGCCTGACCCGATCCAAAATTGAGCCAAGTTGAGCCCGCGTGTCAAGCTGGCCCATGTCCTTGACCTTGTCAGGCCTAACCTGGCTCGGCATCGAGCAATGCCAAGCCTAACACATTGACTGGCGAGCTACCACCCATCAGTTGAACCCGCTTCTGTCTGCAAGTTGTCAACCTCTGAACAAATCTCATCTCCATCAGAATTTCCTGACGAACCCTAAGGAACTTCTAGATCACTCTCTTTGCCGCACGCCCAATATAGCAAAGTGTCTGCTCAAACTTGCCAGGAACTCACAAACCGCCTCTCTAACTTCATCAAAGATCAGGCCGCTGCAGCGTCAAATCGCCACAAAAACGACTCTTCACTCTCTCAAAAACAACTTCTAAAATTTACACATTATTTTGAGAAATCAAAGATAATTACGAACGATAGCATAAAGAACCAGGAGATGAACAACCAACGATTGCAATCGCGCATGTGGAAGAAACAGATTAAACGGACCAGAAGCACATCAAGAAGGTCGGGATTGCGGAAACAACCAATCGGGTAGGGATGCAGACTCACTTACCAATAGAAAGGCCAGAGGGTGTAATCGAGATCGAAGACGACCAGTTTGGGGAACGCTTGGAAGAGGCCGAGGGTTCGAAGAGCCTCCTCCTTCGCCCGCTGTTCTCCCATGGtttcttctgctcgacttccaaAGAGAGAGAATGAGAGATGCTCCCCAATTCAATTTATTGGTCGCTGGTGGCCAGGAGATCAAACcatctttttccttctttttaATCAGGCAAAACTTATTAAAtgccattttaaaaatattttgttttgacCAGAGCACAATTTATAAAGGGGTGTATTCAATTCagacttttaataatttttattgagggtatttttttaatgataaatttttgtaaagttaaatttttattaatttttataatattgtacggagttataaaaggaattattTGGAATTCAATAACTTGTTTTTACAAGGCTTTTAtagatatttataaaaaatttatagattttataatttaataatatcTTATAAATTATTATCGAACACTTTCATTAAATATGGAAATTCGAATCGTCCCTATATCTCATTGTCTATCGGACGGGTCAGATTACGTCTTAAGGATGTTTTACACATCACGAAGATACCGCACATATAAAGCAATCTATAAAATTTCATTATACACATCTTAAAAGCAATCACTATCATGAACCTATTCTAACAAGAATGATAAAATTTCATTATTTGATTCAACTAGAAATTCATTAGAACGACACTACTTCCGAATAAAAGATAGAGGAATCAAAAGAAAGTAGGAAACAAGATGGACTAATTGCACAAAAACGAAGCAAGATTGAACTTTTCCTCCACATACTTTCTGTTTTTCCTTTTCACTCTCCATTGCTTGTAACTTGAAAGTAAGAAAATATCACCGAGATAACACCACACGATGTGAAGAAAAACCGGGTATCTCATATCACACACCAAAAATTTATCCAATTTACGAAAAAGGAAAACACTAAAAAAGATCAATTTTTACCATTATACATACAAAATACGCCCATAAACAAAAGACGCACATACAAATCGACGATCACACAATAATCAAGGTAGTTGATGCTCAGACGAGAGTAGATGCTTCCAGCAGCAGATTCAAAAAAATACAAATCATCACAATTTCTACCTAATGAACCAAAACAATAAAGTCAAATGATGTAATCCCAATAAATGTTCACTTGTCTGCGAGAAAGATTGAAGAAGAGCCGAGGAAACGAAAAGAGAACACTTGATTAGCAGATGGAACTTGGATTCAATGGCGGAGGAGGTCGATCTATGAGCAAAAAAGAGATAGAACCGCGGAGGAAGGGAAAAGAGAGGCGACGACAGTTGAAAAGAGAGAGACATGTTGGATTAAAAGCCCATAGAACTCTCAAGGATAAATAgataactttttcttttcttttttaaagtTTACTAAGGATTTAAAGTTTGTacctaaagaattttaaaagaatccatgaaaatccataaaaatttggatatcaaaatatttttaaaagtcaaGTTTAAGTACCGTACCATAtgacttttaaaaattttataaaaatctaatttggatACCATTAAATTTTTATGAAGCTTATAAAAGTATAGATTCACCTATACTTTTAAAATTCACCCTCAAGTTATTGTGAAAAACTCTCTCATGCTGATCTGGGCGTGATGTAAATCCTTACACCTTAAGAACTCATCCTCCATCTACTTACTACTTTAGTTACCGTGAAATATCTCGCTCACGCTGATCTTGGGATGAACTGATGGGAGGGCGAGTAAATCACCCTTTTACCACTTAAATTGATTCAATCATGGGATCTAATCTTCACCCGAAATGACTTAAATGCCATGGAGGATCTATGGTGTAGAAACAATGCTCTTAACAAGACAAAACAAACCTTCAGGACAGATTCATCTGCATCCAAagctcttatttttttaattttttgacaatcTAAAAATAGAACTCTTCAAACCGACTAAGTCAAAGTGACCGATTTAGTCCTGAGAAAATTTCTCACTGACCACTAAGACAAATCCATAAGCACAAATGACTCATCGCTCCACAAACAATATTCTAAGATTGTCTTCCGACTAAAGAAAATTAATCCACAGTACATCCAAGTACTTAAAGATAGACCCGTTACTTTAATGACCCCTTAGTACCAACCTCacgaatataaaaaaaaaagatatacaTATAGATATACAAATGTTAGATGTATGATGAAATAAACCCCAAATCGTCGTTCGTGAGAATCAATCACATGCATCCAAGCACTCAAGACTGCCTTTCTAACTGTTTATTTGGATTCAATTCCCCTACTTTCGGCTTCTAGTTAGAAAGCTAATGATTCTCTACACTTGAGAGATTGCATCTAACATAATTATCAGAACatctcaacaacaacaacaaattcTCACACTTGCAAGATCATTCTTCACACAGATCAGTACCACCATGACCATGCCTTACAAAAGCCTTAGAAAATATGGCATTTCGCCCTCAAATCATACAGCACAAGcgattcaacttttcctcatttctAGAACTTCTACCACTCTTGATACACAAAGAATACAGACATAAAAGAGGGGGGAAAAAGGAATCTCAATCAAGCAACATCAATCAACAATGTTGAAACATCAGCTGGACTCTTCATTAAGGGGGGGCCTGGTTTCCTGGCATGCACTACATCCACAGCAACAGTTTAGTGCCTTTCTGACGACATCAATATATGAACGCTGCTTTTTTCACTTTGACAAGTGTAAACTTCTACGGGAAGGTAAATTGATCACGCAGCAACCACTGGATCCTGCAGTTGAAACGGAAAGGAAGGCGACAGTGAAGATAATGGTAGCAAAACAATAAAATTAAATCAGCAGAGTATAGTTTTCTTGTGCAACTGCATTTTTGTGTTATTAAAGAAAGGCACGAAATACTAGTCTTAGGATTCGTAAGGGTCGACACTACTAAAAGAAAATGATGGATCAAATCAGGCATGCATTTTCTCATGCCTGATCGAACAGACGATATCCTTAAGATGTTTGATCAAACCTGTGAGAACCATAGTAACCTTATCCTTTTATTTCTATGAGTAAAAGACATTGCAATGAAAATACTGAATCAAAGAGGCAAATTTACAGGTTAATCCAGATAATTTGCTACAAAGTTACTTCCGATATAAATTTCAGCTATCAATTAACGAACCAACAGTGTGTTGATGTCTAATAACGAATCCAACAAGTTTGTTAGGTAGTTAACCTCCTTCAAGGTTATTTATGGCTAGAGGACACAAGAAACCAGCAGTTTTTGATAGATTGGGCAAAAGTGATTCTAGAGTAACATCAGGAAACCATTAGAGTAGAATTATTAAAAGGCTTCAAAATTGATACCACAAGGTGCTAGAGACATCGGTTTGAAGTAATGAGGACATATTGGGAAACAATAATTCTCATCTCCCCTAATGAAATCACCTAACAAATAATAAGGTTCCTCTCTAAACCAATGTAATGAAATTATATTTAGAAATAGTTTAAAGTAGCCCACCCGACAACAACGTCTTCTATTAACAATTTtaactatcagcatatcagctaTAGCAAGACTATGTGAGTGATTTCAGGTTTTGATGTTCAAAAGTAGTTCAAATTAATAGTTATAAAGTTTAAACTTTCAATATGAAACAAGTAGGATCCACAACCTTTGCTGTTAAATTTGAAACTGCCAATTGAAACTTTTCCTTGGTTCTAGCGCCTGCAATATGACCAGCCTTTGCTACCTTTCCAAAAGCACCATTTAACCAAGACGTTCCAGCAGATACGTATCTGGACTctcaagcaaaatacatcagcaaTTGAATGAAAGTTTAAGACCCACTTGCTACTATATCCATGAGAATTAAGAACACTTAAACAATACTAAAAAATAGAAGCAATGCACATGGCATTCAACATAAAGTTAtgcctaatttcaaaaatttgaatGGAACTATCTTCTGAAGATGGTTCTCTACCCTATATAATATACTAAAAACATCACCAAAATAAGACTTGAATTAGTATTGCTAGTACCAGACAAGATGCTCAACACTAAAGTATGGATTAAATTTGCCAACATTTTGGATATTGAATAACAGGATTGAAACATTAGTCAATGTTATTATTAGAAGATGATTAGGGAGACCAGAATTCGTGTAATAACaaatgatttatttaattttcacaCTACTGATGTTATAGCATTGGAGTGCCAAATAGTTGGGACTGACACGGTTTGATGATGAATACCAGAAAATAGTAACAAACTGGATAATGAAACAGCTAAGGTAAATGAAGAATGGAAAGTAATCAAGGTTCTAAAAGCAAAGTATGTAAATAGCATGCAAATAATCACCTAATGCATATATACATTAGATAGGCAACAGGCCTAAGCATAGATGCAAATGGAAATAGTTATATTaaagaaatatataatttaaatagtTGTCAAGCACGCAATCAATAAAAAGAATCATCCGAAGAAGTTTTAGATAATAGAACATTAATAAGTTTTAAGCTTCTAGCAATTGCCAACAATTTGTTAATGactatgaaaaaaaattatagaattcaagagcaattgaaaataaaatattgtgTGATTGTGGACAATGTAAATTTCCAAACCCATGAAAAAAACCATTAAAGTTATCTGTTCAATCTAGTTTGCACTGAATTTTTCATGTTCTCACTCATATATGCAATAGAACTGACTGATTCTGAAAGAAAGGATTCAAAAAGTTTAGAAAGGAAAGACCAATTAAATGAAAAGGTCACAAAAAATTATGTTATTTTGCAAGGATAATTCAACTAAACCCTTTCTCCAATCGTAAAGAAGTAGCATGATGCTATAATTGCAGGAGAACAAATAGGAATATGCCTTCTACCAGAAAGTAGAAAATATAATCACTTGTTCCACTAGACCATAAATATCTCtcaataattcttttaaaaaaatttttgtcAAAGAAGAATCTATTTTCTCTTCCTTTTGTTGTAATCTTTAGTTTATAAGAAAGTGCAGCAAAAACTGATGCTGCAAATAACACAACTACCTGTTGGTCTTCACTGCAGTGCCAGTGTCATTCAGCTTGCGCTCTGCTGCAATTATTGCAGACATTGTCTTATCAGACACATGTAGCTTTTGATCCACAGATTTTACTTTCTCATTGACAATAGATATTCCAACATTAAATTTCTCTGAAAGGCCAACACGCCTATCAAAAGAAATAACCCTTTCAGATGCAGTAGCTGATAATCTATGCTTCTCGTCAAATGCCTTAGCTTTGCTGAAAGCATCTTGTTTGAGGGCTGAACCCTTTGCTAGAACAGTGGATACAACAACATGAGCTTTATTTACATAGTCTTGTCCAGAACTTGGACTACTTCTACCACCCTACATGGATACAACCAGGTTACTCATTGCAATAATATCATATAATTAAAGCTTTGCGTAAAACATTGTATTGTTGTTTACAGACACCTCAATATTTGTCATGGAGTCAGGGATTGCAATTTCTGCCTCATTTAATGCAACTTGCTGCAGCATAAAAGGAAATTAACAAGTGAAACAGCCACAAAATAACTATGTACCT is drawn from Zingiber officinale cultivar Zhangliang chromosome 1B, Zo_v1.1, whole genome shotgun sequence and contains these coding sequences:
- the LOC121971578 gene encoding magnesium-dependent phosphatase 1-like; translation: MGEQRAKEEALRTLGLFQAFPKLVVFDLDYTLWPFYCECRSKNEMPSLYPHAKGILYALKDKGIDVAIASRSPTTDIAKTFLQKLGIQSMFVAQEIFSSWTHKTEHFQRIQRRTGISLKSMLFFDDEYRNIEAVSKMGVTSIHVENGINLEKLRLGLRNFSRASSSTNVDQAD
- the LOC121971587 gene encoding binding partner of ACD11 1-like, producing METRTVRVRNISDLAGEREIRDFFSFSGDIEQIEIRGGRDTGSERVAFVTFKEPRALEIALLLSGATIVDRVVNIASVENYVPTIEEQVALNEAEIAIPDSMTNIEGGRSSPSSGQDYVNKAHVVVSTVLAKGSALKQDAFSKAKAFDEKHRLSATASERVISFDRRVGLSEKFNVGISIVNEKVKSVDQKLHVSDKTMSAIIAAERKLNDTGTAVKTNRYVSAGTSWLNGAFGKVAKAGHIAGARTKEKFQLAVSNLTAKDPVVAA